In Phoenix dactylifera cultivar Barhee BC4 chromosome 1, palm_55x_up_171113_PBpolish2nd_filt_p, whole genome shotgun sequence, the genomic stretch GGGAACTGTCAAATTTTGAGGCATAGACTCTAGCTTCTGTTAACTGGTACAACTGTAGAATACTATTCTAAAGGACCACTAATGTCAAGAGCAAAGATAGTGGACAAAGAGTTACCTCTAGATCTAACGTTGGTCGCCAGTCTTTGACTGCTGCTGTATCTGTTGAAGTAGTGCTGCAGCCAGCTGCAATGTCGCCTGGAGACGCTTCTGGGGATCACCTTCTGTCTCCTCCCGCGTGCTGTTCGGTGCTTGCTGGCTACTTTGTTGCACAGGATTCCCAGTCGGTTGGACCGCAGGAGCAGTGGATGGATGCTGCTGGGATTGTTGCACTTGGTTAGCATGGGGACCTGATGAGCTAGGAGGTGCAGATGCATGGCCGTGCGGCACAGAAGTCTGGGCATGCATAACAGAAGCATGTGCATGCAGACTGGGGTTTTGCAATAGGTTTGGCTGTTTATTGTCTCCATCTGTTGGTAATGCAGGATCTTTTCCTAATTGTTTCTGCTGCCCAAGAAGAGCTGCCAGGTGGGCAAGTTGCTCAGGTTGTAGAGGAAGCGGCATAGATGAAGAGAGCTGAGGTTTAGTTTCTTGTTGCACAGGGAACTTGCTTGCAGGAAAAGGGGCGGTACCTGAAGTTTCAGGTACATAATTGCTTGAGGTTGTTCCTTGTGCTACCCTAGGATTTGCCGATGTAAATGCTTCTGCTGCAGAATGATCAAATGAATGTGATATAGCACCTGGAGCTGGGAGGGGGAAATCCCCAAAGCTAGAACTTGGGATGTTCATGTGATTGGACCAGTTTGGTGGCATTGGCAGATTTTGATGCTGAAGTTGGTCATATCTTCTCTCTCCAAGAAAATCAGGCAATTTTTCCATTGAATGAACAGATCCTGAGTAAGGATGAGTGTCACCCGGTTTATGTGGTAGTGGAAAAGCAGAATTCACTGGGGTCAAAGGTCCTGATGATGAGCTGAAATAGCTTTCGCCCTGAGAGGATGCCCTGAAATCAGGTGAATTTGACTTATAGACCAATGGATCTTCACGAACACCAACACCATCATTTGGCTGCTGCACCAAAGGTGGGAGATTTGATTCTGGCACTTCAAGTGGATGACGAGCAGAACTGAAGTCAGAACTGGGCTGCTGGAACTTCAAAATGACACCAGAGATGCTTACTTTCCCAGGTACTTTCAGTACTTGTTCAGAAAAATCTGATGGTGGCACAAGGAATAAGGTAATCTTTTCCCCCAGCTTGGCAACTGCTGCACGTTGCTTCTCGCCCAAATAGTGCATGAATTCATTGTAGAAAGCAATATCACCATCAGTTTCTGGAACAAAAAAAACCACCCAAGCACTAGCTGCTTGATAGTAATGTTTGGCAAGCATATCAAGACCTGTCCTTGCCGTGCAGTTTAGAAACTCAGGCCTGTAATATGACAACTGATTAAGAAACAAGCAACATATGAACTTACCAAACCTCAATAGCCGTTAAGAAGATAACTCAAACTTGGCAACACAAAGGCAGGGGAAAAAAAACAGTGCCTATGAACTACATATGAGAGTTGCATTACGACCAAGCCAATAATCAAGCACTCTAACCTATTTAAAGGCAAGCTTGGCAATTAGAACAGGCATCAGAACTTCCCAAAATGTGAAAAAAAATCATTCGCTGAAAAAATCCCCCAGTAAGGCCACTTCTGTTGCCAATAGTTTCATTAGAAAACAATTTTAGATAGTTAATATTCCTGAATGAttattcaccaaaaaaaatattcctGAATGACAGAAATCAGCTCAATCTTGAACGATTTCATAATAAATTGGCATGCAACTTACAGCATAAAATCCAGCACTTTTCCAACGGGAAAGCAACGAGCTCGACAGACTGGAGTGCCTCCCTTCGCTATAGTTCCCTCCCATTTCCACTCTTCTTTCAGTGGGGGGTGATGAGGTTCTGGATTTATACTCTGCGGTTTGACTGGCAAAGGTAATGGACCAGCACCTGCATTGAAATGATCAAAAATTCTCCAAGAGTCATCACTTTCAGCAGGTGGATGGATTGGGTTCCTTGAATAGTCAGGAAACCCTTTAGGGCCAAAAGGAACAGAGTCAAAGTTTTTATTATAGATATCATGTTCAGGCaaattaggaaataatttcgGCAAGCTCGGATCACGCTTTTCTTGTTCTAAGTCAGAGAATGGATATTCAGGAAGTTCTTTATCCAAAAATATGTCTGTCCTCAGCTTCTTGGCTGAAGGAAGAGGGCCTTCCACCATGCCCCAAGAATCTTCAAAAAGTGGAGCTCTTCGAGATCTCTCAAAAGGGATATCATGCCATGCTGCACTCCTCTCTGCTGCAGGACTATTTCTGTGGTGCTCATACAGATCGTTGGACGGCCATCGTTCCAATCCAATCTCTTGCGGCCTATTATGTTCAAAAATACCACCTAAATTAGGTACCGGGCCTGCTCCTGGTCTTACAGAACTATTCTTACCAAAACCCATAATACTGGCATCTCCAGACAACCTATCAAAGATCGAAATAAAATGAGGAGATGCCATGTGAAACTCCCCACTAGGACTCTCAAAGCTTCTATCCCCTGAGAAAGTCTCAAAACCATGTCCAATCAAACCAGGTTGATAATTAGATTTGAAAGGTGGAGGGAATGGACCATCTATTTGGTTCCTTCCACGTTCAGCTGGGGCAGCATCACTCTTGGCAAAACATATATTTACACGGGGATTGTTGAAAAGTTTTCCCTGAAGAGCTTCTTTAGCTCTGCAAGCCGCCACTACACTTCGGTATCGAACAAACGCATAGCTACGACCAGGAAATGTAGAAATCTTCTCAATTTCACCAAAGGGTGAAAATGCCCTTCTCAGAACCACTTCATCAACATTCAAGAATGATGGGAAACCTATCCATAACATCTCACTAGGTTCTGCACTCTTGTTTCCCTTGGACTTGTCGTATGACTTTTCAGGACTCAGCCGCAGTGGTCTCGTATCTCTCCGAAACTGTGCTTCTACATGTTCGATGGAACGTCTATCATCACCAAATTGTGGATGTTTCCCATCCTGTGATAATACTGAAGCCCTGTCCTGTAATTGAAATGTTTTTTCACACAAATCAGCATTATTAACTTACCAATGCATATGAATACTATCCGTACTTACCAATTTTGGACACCTGATACAGATTCTCACAAGCTAGTAATTAAATTGTTTACTTCAGTGATCACAGGCGGAGCATGGAAGTCTTATCAGATGATAGAGTACACAATGGTTTAATTGAAATTATTCACTAATTCAACTGCAACAAATTTAAAGAACGAGAAGATTGTCATCATATTAGGGACATTATTTGCAAACAGGTTGTTAAAACACTGAATTGACCAGCTATTTGGAGATCATAAAAAGAATTTTGTAGATTTCTTGAAAAATGGAGCCCGCACCAGAAATACTAATAATAACATTCATAGATAATGTTGCATCAAACTAGCTAACCAACCAGGTAATTTTTGCCTGGACTGGGAACCAACCAGTTAGAGCTGCGAAGTGCACTAGCCAACCCACGTTTTAACTGTCTAACATGATGTCATTTCACAAGAAGACCGACCACTCAGCTCTGGCTAAATGAATCATCAGCTTTTGGTTGTTCGAGCCTGCTTAGGTTTGAAGAGGCCTATTAATTTAAGTTGACCAAAAAGATCTTCGGTTTTTTCAAACTTGCATTTTGTTTCAACTTTCATGTTTGAAGAATCTTCAGATTTGACCATATTTTAATAGACTATTTGATAACAATAGTCAACACCTTTTGGTAACGAATAGACATCACGATATAATGGGTGGGTTAAACAAATCGCTTGCCAAGGAGTTCAGGATGGGAAGATGATTGGTAGAGTCAAATAAAATTTTGGTGATGGTGCTACAGGTGAAAGTAATACCAGGATAACCCACTTTTTTACTTGATAAAGATGATTATGTTCATGATCGAATGTGACAAAGGATGGTGCCTGGTCTATTACTTGTAAGCAGGACTCTCATACACAATTAGGGCCCAGTTAGCCATACTCATATATCAGTGGGGTTCAAAATATTTTAGACTGGGCAAAAAAAATGAGCATTTCTTGGAGAATGTATTACTTTTTTACCATCTTAATAACCCTGGCAATGACTTCAAGGAATGTAAGTGGAAAGACATACAACAATGAACATCGATACAAGTACCAGGAAACATAACGATAAAGAGCATCCAAGCACTCTGTTTGGTATAGAATGTCAATCATTAAGaatcttttttattcttttgcaATGAAAGTGCTTTGAACAAATATTTTTCTGTTCATTCATGAAATGTTTTGAACTTTTTTCCGTTATTGCTGATAAACCAAGCCTTTATGGGTCATTTCGCTGAGCAAAACTAATTCGTGAAATGCTGGCATGAGTTGCTTGGTAACAATATTGAAGCCCTTATTGGAATTGAATGGCATGCAACCTATATGATGTTTGAAcccttatttataatttttgtgCAAACCTATAAGAGGAAGGAAAAATTCCtgcaacatgaaaattaagtgaAAAGGTGCAATAAAATATCAACATTGCATGGTTAACTGAAGCTTACAGCATTACATAAGTAAAAATGAGCCAGTCCCCACTATTTGCAAATTATCACTAACGAGTAACACCTGCTTTTGGAAACATTCATTCACATCAAAGTAATATATATTTGAGCTCAGTTCATTTTAAGTGCCATGCACTTCCGATGGATAATTTAATATCTTTGTCATCTATGTCATCCACATTGACCAAAGTTCCAGTACTGCTATCATTAATGAGTTTTGCAAGGGAGAGACTGCCAGAAATTCCAGATACCAACCAAAAGGTAATGTTGCAACCAGTAAAGGTGGATATTTATAGACTGAAAGGAATTTGTAATGGTGACCATATGCAAGGTTTCAGATCTTAGTCATGTAAACGGCTTAGTGCAACCCATTGACTGATTTACAGGTTAACTAAACTCATAATACTTCCACGCTGCTCTCGGGCAATGTCCTCAAAATCAATTCAGCTGCAGGCCATGCTAAATGTATCCAACCAACTTGACCAAGATGTAAATGATTTCTAATGAAACATGGGCATGGTGTTACTTTTCTCATGTCAGTAGTGGTGAAAGCAAATTCATGCTCAACTGCCAGAGTTACAAAAAATAGCTGACTAATTCAACATGCCCCAAGTCTTTACATTCTCTTTTGCTTTTGTATATTTATTAATCTTCATTATCAATTTGATAGGCTTCCAAAAGAATAGTGAAACTtggtcatttttttctttttatcaacACAAGCCAGAGAGGAAACTCTAAAAATAAAGAGAAGTCTTGTAATGGTATGCAGCAAtgagcatgtataaatcataacagCAAAATATTCTGTCAAACTACAAAGGCACAGCAAATTTTCCAGGTAATCAACACCCTATTTGTATCAAAAGGTTTTCCTTACCTGCATTATGAGAAATTGGACactggaaaaaaaatatagccAAAATATACTCTCAATATTTCAATGCATATATGCTGCATTATTTCTTTAGCATAGTACCACATATGATACAGTAATGCACGTCAAATAGCCTGTTTCCTCTCAGACAGCCTTTAATCATTTTTATGTATCCTCAACAATTAAAATGTTATGAATTCTGTACAGAAACATCTTCAAGACCATACAACAAGAAAAGCATGTACCTGTCAAATAGACTTCCAAAGGAATCATCCATTCTTTATGTTCATATGTCATGTCTTTTCTGCATGATTAGGTGCAAGGTTGATGTTGTAGAAGCTATAACTATTATATGAATGATGTCAAGTTTATGCCGGGATTCTATCCTCCAATTAAgctatgtttgttaaaaatgGGCATCCCAGTGCACAAGGCTCCTACCATTGCAGGGTCTGGAGAGGATCAAACGCACACAGCCTTACCTCGGCGTATGGAGAGGTTATTCCCTTATTTCAAACCCGTGACAAGCAGATCACAATGGAGTAATCTTACCATTGTGCCAAGGCCTGCCTTCTATTGAGCTATTTGTCATTGcctcaataaatattttttcatcaTCAAGAACGCATGTCAATGATTAAGAAAAAAATGCCATAAAGGGAAGCTATATATAAGTTGCTCCTAAGGAATACTGTTTGTTGATTGAGAGCTTAAAAAGGAAGTGGATTTACATTTAAAGGAATCCAATAAGACTTAGTTTGATAGATTGTTGTGCAATTCAGATTGTGTGTAGAATAGTTTGCAAAAAATGATTACCAAAGCAAAACCATTCAAATGGTTTAGAGTGGCAATTCAGAAAAAAAGGCCTTAAACTATATGTCAGCTACTAATAAAAATAACCCATCTTTCTTTTTGGCTAAAGATGTATTCCTCAGGTTCTCAGCTTGGAAATTTCCTTTATTCACACAATTTGCAGCAAAGATGATCTTTTCTAAGGGTAATTTGGTGGGCAATCTGGCAAGAGgaaaaactattttaaaatccatTTACATATGCAAACAATGTGTTATTTCTCGTTTTGCTGATAGAATAAGCAGAACACTGTTCACCTGGTGAGCATTCACTAATATGATTTATTCTTGCTGGAGATAAGGCACATATTCTGTTTCTTCCATCAATACTAGTAACATCTTAAGCTCCCACAGAAATATTAAAGTCATGCTAAAGTGCTAAAAAACATCTGGATTTGGGCATTAAAGGCACATGAGCATGTGAATACTGTTAGATGCAACCAAGGCGCAATATGTGCCATCCTCCACCTGTGGTTCCACACCAAGGCTATGCTTTTAATAATTAAAGCATTCCAACTAGCCTACACCTGCTctacattgttttttttttttgagagagaaacCTGCTGTACAATTTTGATGTTCAGATTTAACAGCCTTCAGAAAATAAATTCAAcctcctcaaaaaaaaagaatttcttgCTCCATCAATGTCATCCATGCTCTCATCGCCCATAACCTTCTATGATATTCAACAGCACTACTTCTCTGCTTCCACAGCTAAATCACCTCTAAAGTGTAGCATACTTGGTCAATGCTAGTTGCTATGAACAAAATAGCCATGTGCTTCTAAAGAACATTTTACAGTGTGTTTTTCTAGTGAATCATCTAGAA encodes the following:
- the LOC103710659 gene encoding flowering time control protein FPA; translation: MMGRGGGGRDRSNNEYAPRFEEKERRTGWGVAPPSRHLWVGNLGPRVTQSTLSEHFLRFGEIENISHVPGRNYAFVDYKKEEDAVIALRGLQGFSIAGMPLRIEFAKGDRASVLSQDGKHPQFGDDRRSIEHVEAQFRRDTRPLRLSPEKSYDKSKGNKSAEPSEMLWIGFPSFLNVDEVVLRRAFSPFGEIEKISTFPGRSYAFVRYRSVVAACRAKEALQGKLFNNPRVNICFAKSDAAPAERGRNQIDGPFPPPFKSNYQPGLIGHGFETFSGDRSFESPSGEFHMASPHFISIFDRLSGDASIMGFGKNSSVRPGAGPVPNLGGIFEHNRPQEIGLERWPSNDLYEHHRNSPAAERSAAWHDIPFERSRRAPLFEDSWGMVEGPLPSAKKLRTDIFLDKELPEYPFSDLEQEKRDPSLPKLFPNLPEHDIYNKNFDSVPFGPKGFPDYSRNPIHPPAESDDSWRIFDHFNAGAGPLPLPVKPQSINPEPHHPPLKEEWKWEGTIAKGGTPVCRARCFPVGKVLDFMLPEFLNCTARTGLDMLAKHYYQAASAWVVFFVPETDGDIAFYNEFMHYLGEKQRAAVAKLGEKITLFLVPPSDFSEQVLKVPGKVSISGVILKFQQPSSDFSSARHPLEVPESNLPPLVQQPNDGVGVREDPLVYKSNSPDFRASSQGESYFSSSSGPLTPVNSAFPLPHKPGDTHPYSGSVHSMEKLPDFLGERRYDQLQHQNLPMPPNWSNHMNIPSSSFGDFPLPAPGAISHSFDHSAAEAFTSANPRVAQGTTSSNYVPETSGTAPFPASKFPVQQETKPQLSSSMPLPLQPEQLAHLAALLGQQKQLGKDPALPTDGDNKQPNLLQNPSLHAHASVMHAQTSVPHGHASAPPSSSGPHANQVQQSQQHPSTAPAVQPTGNPVQQSSQQAPNSTREETEGDPQKRLQATLQLAAALLQQIQQQSKTGDQR